Proteins from one Mycobacterium adipatum genomic window:
- a CDS encoding acyl-CoA synthetase, with product MDRGIGQWVTKRAFLNGQRTAFVCGDTSFTYSDFDRRTNQVASNLLRLGVRKGDRVAILLVNSVEFMEVLLGCAKIGAITIPINVRLAGPEIGYILADSGADVFVFHEPLAAAAVSALAEPGVRVRHTVRAGGAPADGEIAYPDLLSGGAPEPLDSDVEGRDAAFIMYTSGTTGRPKGAILTHDNLLWNAINVLGAEQGLTGSDVTVAVAPMFHIGGLGVHTLPLLYVGGTSVILPSFNPVSTLKAMAESRATVQFMVPAMWSALTQVPDFDSYDLSALRLAMGGGAPMPLTVIDFMQQRGVPFTEGFGMTETAPMVSVLDAANITTRAGSIGRVAMHVDARIVDADDRDVPADTVGELLVRGPNVFVGYWMKPATTAEAFRGGWFHTGDLGRIDADGYITLVDRKKDMIISGGENVYPIEVEQVLFRHPGVLDAAVVGGPDDKWGERVVAVVVADPAAEQEPSADELIAWCRERLAHFKCPREVHLLPELPRNATGKLLKTELRKRFTGVEGGVVQR from the coding sequence ATGGATCGCGGTATCGGTCAGTGGGTCACCAAACGGGCCTTCCTCAACGGGCAGCGCACGGCGTTCGTCTGCGGTGACACCAGCTTCACGTACTCCGACTTCGATCGGCGCACCAACCAGGTCGCTTCGAACCTGTTGCGTCTCGGCGTCCGCAAGGGGGACCGGGTGGCCATACTGCTGGTGAACTCGGTCGAGTTCATGGAGGTCCTCCTCGGCTGCGCGAAGATCGGCGCCATCACCATCCCGATCAACGTCCGACTCGCAGGCCCGGAGATCGGCTACATCCTCGCCGACTCCGGCGCCGACGTGTTCGTGTTCCACGAGCCGCTCGCGGCGGCGGCGGTCAGCGCGCTGGCCGAGCCGGGGGTCCGGGTCCGCCACACGGTCCGGGCCGGGGGCGCCCCGGCCGACGGCGAGATCGCCTACCCAGACCTGCTCTCCGGCGGCGCCCCCGAGCCTCTCGACAGCGACGTCGAGGGCCGCGACGCCGCGTTCATCATGTACACCTCGGGCACCACCGGCCGCCCGAAGGGCGCCATCCTCACCCACGACAACCTACTGTGGAACGCCATCAACGTGCTGGGCGCCGAACAAGGCCTGACCGGCAGCGACGTGACTGTTGCAGTCGCCCCCATGTTCCACATCGGCGGGCTCGGGGTACATACGCTGCCATTGCTCTACGTCGGCGGGACCAGCGTGATCCTCCCGTCGTTCAACCCGGTGAGCACGCTCAAGGCGATGGCCGAAAGCCGCGCCACCGTCCAGTTCATGGTGCCGGCGATGTGGTCGGCGCTGACCCAGGTGCCCGACTTCGACTCCTACGATCTCTCCGCGTTGCGTCTGGCCATGGGCGGCGGCGCACCGATGCCGCTGACTGTCATCGACTTCATGCAGCAACGTGGCGTCCCCTTCACCGAGGGATTTGGGATGACCGAGACTGCACCCATGGTCTCGGTCTTGGACGCCGCCAACATCACGACGCGGGCCGGATCAATCGGCCGGGTCGCCATGCACGTCGATGCCCGCATCGTGGACGCCGACGACCGGGACGTCCCGGCCGACACCGTCGGCGAACTCCTGGTGCGCGGACCCAACGTGTTCGTCGGGTACTGGATGAAGCCGGCGACCACCGCCGAGGCCTTCCGGGGCGGCTGGTTCCACACCGGCGACCTCGGCCGGATCGACGCCGACGGCTACATCACGCTCGTCGACCGCAAGAAGGACATGATCATCTCGGGCGGGGAAAATGTCTACCCCATCGAGGTCGAGCAGGTGCTGTTCCGTCACCCCGGTGTGCTCGACGCCGCGGTGGTCGGCGGTCCGGACGACAAGTGGGGTGAGCGCGTCGTCGCGGTGGTGGTGGCCGACCCAGCCGCCGAGCAGGAACCCAGCGCCGACGAACTGATCGCCTGGTGCCGCGAACGGCTGGCGCATTTCAAGTGCCCCCGCGAAGTGCACCTCCTTCCCGAGCTGCCCCGCAACGCCACCGGCAAGCTCCTCAAGACCGAGCTGCGCAAGCGATTCACCGGCGTCGAGGGCGGCGTCGTCCAGCGCTGA